In Synergistaceae bacterium, the following are encoded in one genomic region:
- a CDS encoding iron-sulfur cluster assembly scaffold protein — protein MYNEKVVDYFMNPRNSGKMTDANAIGEAGNAVCGDTIKIYLKVSDEHIIEDIRFETFGCAAAIATSSMITEMVKGKSLSEALKIKDMDVVKELNGLPPAKEHCSLLAQEGIKEAVLDYFRRRGEQIPKGLFS, from the coding sequence ATGTATAACGAAAAAGTTGTAGACTATTTTATGAACCCTCGCAACTCAGGAAAGATGACAGACGCAAATGCGATAGGAGAAGCTGGTAATGCCGTATGTGGAGACACAATAAAAATTTATCTTAAAGTCAGTGATGAACATATCATAGAAGATATACGCTTTGAAACTTTTGGTTGCGCTGCTGCTATTGCAACCAGTTCCATGATTACTGAAATGGTGAAAGGTAAATCCTTAAGTGAGGCATTAAAAATCAAGGATATGGATGTTGTAAAAGAGCTTAACGGGTTACCACCAGCTAAAGAACACTGTTCCTTACTTGCACAGGAAGGTATCAAAGAAGCTGTATTGGACTACTTTAGAAGAAGAGGAGAACAAATCCCTAAGGGGTTGTTTTCTTAG
- the nifS gene encoding cysteine desulfurase NifS → MSQLRIYLDNSATTQVDTEVLNAMLPLFCDAYGNPNSLHKFGRDAHKLVEIARGQVASLINADPEEIIFTGSGSEADNLAIKGTAFALSKKGKHIITSAIEHHALLNSLNWLQEIGFDYTILPVNRQGIVDPKELKKAIKPDTILASVMYGNNEIGTIEPIAELGAICREKGVLFHTDPVQAAGHVKIDVKKIPVDLMSMAAHKMYGPKGIGALFLRKGLELTPIIHGGGQESGKRAGTENTPAIVGFGAAAEKAVFRLSDGTTEKIKKLRDKLINGLLEKIPEIELTGHREKRLPFHASFCVKYIEGESMLLLLDSEGIAASSASACSAGNFEPSHVLLACGYDHISAHGSLRFTLSCNTTDEDIDRLLLKFPPIVEKLRAISPFYSSK, encoded by the coding sequence ATGAGCCAGCTAAGGATATATTTGGACAATTCCGCAACCACACAAGTTGACACGGAAGTATTGAATGCCATGCTCCCGCTTTTTTGCGATGCCTATGGCAATCCTAATAGCTTGCATAAATTTGGACGAGATGCACATAAGCTCGTAGAGATAGCTCGCGGACAGGTTGCGAGTCTCATAAATGCTGATCCAGAAGAGATTATCTTTACAGGCAGCGGAAGTGAAGCAGATAACTTGGCAATAAAAGGCACTGCCTTTGCTTTAAGTAAGAAAGGCAAACATATAATAACAAGTGCAATAGAACATCATGCACTCTTGAACTCTTTAAACTGGTTACAAGAAATAGGTTTTGATTACACCATTTTGCCTGTCAACAGGCAAGGAATAGTAGATCCGAAAGAACTTAAAAAAGCTATTAAGCCCGATACGATTCTTGCTTCGGTCATGTATGGGAATAATGAAATTGGCACAATAGAACCGATAGCAGAACTTGGAGCTATTTGTAGAGAAAAAGGAGTGCTATTCCATACAGACCCCGTTCAAGCAGCGGGCCATGTAAAAATTGACGTTAAGAAAATTCCCGTAGACTTAATGTCAATGGCTGCTCATAAAATGTACGGGCCTAAAGGGATTGGAGCCCTCTTTCTTCGCAAAGGATTGGAACTCACTCCCATCATCCATGGTGGAGGGCAAGAATCCGGAAAAAGAGCAGGCACGGAGAATACTCCTGCTATTGTAGGTTTTGGAGCGGCAGCAGAAAAAGCTGTGTTTAGACTTTCAGACGGAACTACAGAAAAGATAAAAAAGTTGCGCGACAAACTTATTAATGGACTCTTGGAAAAAATACCGGAAATAGAGCTAACTGGACACAGAGAAAAAAGATTGCCATTTCACGCAAGTTTTTGTGTTAAATATATAGAAGGAGAGAGCATGTTGCTACTACTTGACTCTGAAGGAATCGCCGCATCTAGCGCCTCTGCATGTTCGGCCGGCAATTTTGAGCCAAGTCATGTTCTTTTGGCATGTGGATATGACCACATAAGTGCACACGGATCACTGCGTTTCACCCTTAGTTGCAACACTACGGACGAAGACATTGACCGTCTACTTTTGAAATTTCCTCCTATTGTAGAGAAACTTCGAGCCATATCTCCTTTTTATAGCAGCAAATAA
- a CDS encoding MOSC domain-containing protein has product MKSAQKKENTKGKILAVCSAPKKGMIKTNINEGILIEGKGLKGDAHFGFAHRQISIIAIEDIATMIEKMPSLKPGDFAENLTTENIKLSLLKLKDILSVGDALLEVSQIGKECHYDCEVFKQIGECIMPQKGIFTRVIKGGKVRVGDTIEIKNRRTETGS; this is encoded by the coding sequence ATGAAATCCGCACAAAAAAAAGAAAATACAAAAGGGAAAATACTTGCTGTCTGCTCTGCTCCGAAAAAAGGCATGATAAAAACTAATATAAACGAAGGTATTTTGATAGAGGGGAAAGGGCTAAAGGGAGACGCTCACTTCGGCTTCGCACACCGGCAAATAAGCATTATTGCAATTGAAGATATTGCCACAATGATTGAAAAAATGCCATCTTTAAAACCTGGAGATTTCGCAGAAAACCTTACCACTGAAAATATTAAACTTTCCCTGCTTAAACTAAAAGATATTCTTAGTGTCGGAGATGCTTTGCTTGAAGTATCTCAAATAGGCAAAGAATGTCATTATGATTGTGAAGTATTCAAACAAATAGGTGAGTGTATCATGCCACAAAAAGGCATTTTTACTAGAGTAATAAAAGGTGGAAAAGTTAGAGTTGGGGATACTATTGAAATAAAAAACAGAAGGACAGAAACTGGTTCATAA